In Paracoccus aminophilus JCM 7686, one DNA window encodes the following:
- the gcvPB gene encoding aminomethyl-transferring glycine dehydrogenase subunit GcvPB: MTRLPQFHAAKWDEPLVMELGRPGARGQLFTLPDPESGVDTALPEALLRSDRPALPELTEFEVQRHYLHLSQMTLGMMGVSLFGTCTMKYNSKTSEFATLRPELAELHPYQHPETLQGVLEIMHDLDAILRALSGMDQFIFQAGGGADAAYTMAAVARAYWQDRGMLHQRTEMVTSIQAHPCNPATAASAGFTVINLPLEENGYPSLEALKAAVSERTALIMINNPDDMGIYNPEIREWVRVAKEAGALCFYDHANFNGVMGKLSARELGFDACMFMLHKTFGAPKAGGGPAVGAYGCSAELAPYLPAPIIAKSGETYVLDEDRPKSCGKIREFWGNVPQVVKAYAWARGMGAEGINLASDISVVANNYMDKKLGEISGLARSNPEISLRRMEMTRWSLQPLYEETGVDTFAVANRMADYGIDPYWMSHEPWLVPQPFTPEAGELWSKEDIDLWIAVLAKVVEEARETPELVKTAPHNQPIAQVKGEVFDDPSRWAMTWRAYQRKRAAAKA; the protein is encoded by the coding sequence ATGACCCGTTTGCCGCAATTTCACGCCGCGAAATGGGACGAACCGCTGGTGATGGAGCTGGGCCGCCCCGGCGCGCGCGGCCAGCTTTTCACGCTGCCCGATCCAGAGAGCGGGGTTGATACCGCTCTGCCCGAAGCGCTGTTGCGCAGCGATCGTCCCGCGCTTCCCGAGCTCACTGAATTCGAGGTACAGCGCCATTATCTCCACCTCAGCCAGATGACGCTTGGCATGATGGGGGTGAGCCTTTTTGGCACCTGCACCATGAAATATAATTCAAAAACCTCGGAGTTTGCGACGCTGCGCCCCGAGCTGGCCGAGCTTCACCCCTATCAACATCCCGAAACGCTACAGGGTGTTCTGGAGATCATGCATGATCTCGATGCGATTCTGCGCGCGCTTTCGGGCATGGATCAGTTCATCTTTCAGGCGGGCGGCGGCGCGGATGCGGCCTATACGATGGCCGCGGTCGCGCGCGCCTATTGGCAGGATCGCGGGATGCTGCATCAGCGCACCGAAATGGTGACCTCGATCCAGGCCCATCCCTGCAATCCGGCGACGGCGGCCTCGGCGGGCTTTACCGTCATCAACCTGCCGCTTGAGGAAAACGGCTATCCCTCGCTTGAGGCGCTGAAGGCCGCGGTCAGCGAGCGCACCGCGCTGATCATGATCAATAATCCCGATGATATGGGCATTTATAACCCGGAAATCCGGGAATGGGTGCGGGTTGCCAAGGAAGCCGGGGCGCTGTGCTTCTATGATCATGCCAATTTCAACGGCGTCATGGGCAAGCTTTCGGCGCGTGAACTGGGCTTTGATGCCTGTATGTTCATGCTCCACAAGACCTTCGGCGCGCCCAAAGCGGGTGGCGGTCCGGCGGTCGGGGCCTATGGCTGTTCGGCCGAATTGGCGCCCTATCTGCCCGCGCCCATCATCGCCAAATCGGGCGAGACCTATGTGCTCGACGAGGACCGCCCCAAGTCTTGCGGCAAGATCCGTGAGTTCTGGGGCAATGTCCCTCAGGTGGTGAAAGCCTATGCCTGGGCGCGGGGCATGGGCGCCGAAGGGATCAATTTGGCGTCAGATATTTCGGTCGTTGCCAACAATTATATGGATAAAAAGCTCGGCGAAATTTCTGGGCTGGCGCGCTCGAACCCGGAGATCAGCCTCCGCCGAATGGAGATGACGCGCTGGTCGCTTCAGCCGCTTTATGAGGAAACCGGGGTCGACACATTCGCGGTCGCGAACCGCATGGCCGATTATGGCATCGATCCCTATTGGATGAGCCATGAGCCGTGGCTCGTGCCGCAACCTTTCACGCCGGAGGCGGGTGAGCTGTGGTCAAAAGAGGATATCGACCTCTGGATCGCGGTTCTGGCCAAGGTTGTCGAGGAGGCGCGCGAGACACCCGAACTCGTTAAGACCGCGCCGCATAACCAGCCGATCGCGCAAGTGAAGGGCGAGGTTTTCGACGATCCCAGCCGGTGGGCCATGACCTGGCGCGCCTATCAGCGCAAGCGAGCCGCTGCCAAAGCCTAA
- a CDS encoding FAD-dependent oxidoreductase gives MSDKSFSFDGRRIEIRSGQSIAAALTEAGIRSFRETAKGENRSIFCGMGVCQDCLVTVDGQPNQRACMTPAKPGAAVQTQIALPELGETRATPPVAEARHLAPDVLIIGGGAAGLSAAITARVSGASVVLLDERKVAGGQFFKQSAEGPALDPQQAAGADLIARARASGAEIISEAEVWGGFEGLFFIAAQNGTPLLLRPKTAIIATGAYERPIVVPGWTLPGVMTSGAAQTLWRSYRTLPGKRIAICGSGPLNLQVAQELAQGGAEIVLIAEAGIAPWSSPAQALALAAADPGLTLKGLRMLAGLKRRGVPIHYGARLTRIDPLAEGLEVTVTTANGRETAQVDAVLMNAGFDPQNELLRLLGAEMRYDAARGHLCCQRDAQGQTSVAGLYAIGDCAGLGGAPAAMVEGRIAGRAAAQAAGHSASDSAADQRALAQHRRFQAKLWAFHDIAPPPVATLPDETILCRCEEIRLGQIRAEMASTAHPHAGNMKRATRVGMGRCQGRYCAATMARMVAETTGQPVGDRSYFAPRVPVKPVAIATILAAEKALNDAS, from the coding sequence ATGAGCGATAAGAGTTTTTCCTTCGATGGCCGCCGGATCGAAATCCGTTCGGGCCAGTCGATTGCCGCCGCGCTGACCGAGGCGGGCATTCGCAGTTTCCGCGAGACCGCCAAGGGCGAAAACCGCAGCATTTTCTGTGGGATGGGCGTCTGTCAGGACTGTCTGGTCACAGTCGACGGCCAGCCCAATCAGCGCGCCTGCATGACGCCCGCCAAGCCCGGGGCCGCGGTGCAGACGCAGATCGCGCTGCCCGAACTTGGCGAGACCCGCGCGACGCCCCCTGTGGCCGAGGCGCGTCATCTCGCGCCGGATGTGCTGATTATCGGCGGCGGCGCGGCTGGACTTTCGGCGGCGATCACCGCGCGCGTCAGCGGGGCCTCGGTCGTGCTTTTGGACGAGCGCAAGGTCGCGGGCGGGCAGTTTTTCAAGCAATCGGCCGAAGGTCCGGCACTTGATCCGCAGCAGGCGGCGGGGGCCGATCTGATCGCCCGCGCCCGAGCGAGCGGCGCCGAAATCATCTCGGAAGCCGAGGTCTGGGGCGGCTTCGAGGGGCTCTTCTTCATCGCCGCGCAAAACGGCACGCCGCTGCTTCTGCGCCCGAAAACCGCGATCATCGCCACCGGCGCTTATGAGCGCCCGATCGTCGTGCCGGGCTGGACTTTGCCCGGCGTGATGACCTCGGGCGCGGCGCAGACGCTTTGGCGCAGCTATCGCACGCTGCCCGGCAAACGCATCGCGATCTGCGGCTCGGGGCCGCTGAATTTGCAGGTTGCGCAAGAGCTTGCGCAGGGCGGGGCAGAGATCGTGCTGATCGCCGAGGCGGGGATTGCGCCCTGGTCGAGCCCCGCGCAAGCGCTGGCTTTGGCCGCGGCAGATCCCGGCTTGACGCTCAAGGGGCTGCGGATGCTCGCCGGGCTGAAACGGCGCGGCGTGCCGATCCATTACGGCGCGCGCCTGACCCGGATCGACCCGCTGGCCGAGGGGCTTGAGGTCACTGTCACCACAGCCAATGGCCGCGAAACCGCGCAGGTCGATGCGGTTTTGATGAATGCGGGATTTGATCCTCAGAACGAGCTCTTGCGGCTTTTGGGCGCCGAGATGCGCTATGACGCGGCGCGCGGGCATCTGTGCTGCCAGCGCGACGCGCAGGGCCAGACCTCGGTCGCGGGGCTTTACGCCATCGGCGATTGCGCGGGTCTTGGCGGCGCGCCAGCCGCCATGGTCGAGGGCCGGATTGCGGGCCGGGCTGCGGCGCAAGCGGCGGGACATAGCGCGAGCGACAGCGCCGCCGATCAGCGCGCTTTGGCCCAGCACCGGCGCTTTCAGGCCAAACTTTGGGCCTTTCACGACATCGCGCCGCCGCCCGTCGCCACTCTGCCCGACGAGACCATCCTGTGCCGCTGCGAAGAGATCCGGCTCGGCCAGATCCGCGCGGAAATGGCCAGCACCGCCCACCCACATGCGGGCAATATGAAGCGCGCGACCCGCGTCGGCATGGGCCGCTGTCAGGGCCGTTATTGCGCGGCGACGATGGCGCGGATGGTCGCGGAGACCACCGGCCAGCCGGTCGGAGACCGCTCGTATTTCGCGCCGCGCGTGCCGGTGAAACCCGTGGCGATTGCCACCATTCTTGCCGCTGAAAAGGCTCTGAACGATGCGTCCTGA
- a CDS encoding NAD(P)/FAD-dependent oxidoreductase — MRPDFLVIGAGISGLMSAIHLVESGARVALVDSGENAGTWANAGSLHVQMQSRFMRLYPDQVPQVEASLPLYAAAAEEWIALDARHGSFELVRKGGLMVAEGAAQLAFLEKKARREEELGLSVEILDRAQLDQIAPFLGDQIVGAEICHNEGKLNPLIANAKLRAYAASLGLTILTDRVLSLEDHGSHICAIGAAGRYEAAEVIVAAAWGAGEVVAGLGVNIPSKPEPLHMNITEAAAPRIGHLIQHAERSITLKQLSQGQIVIGGGWAAEDRGRGMPPGVLAGSFLGNVGLAAQLVPSLGGLRVIRTWAGMNTTIDGASVIGRLPRHPRIITALPGDAGYTLGPLVARMAVAIATGQTPPQDAAPYSPARFAI, encoded by the coding sequence ATGCGTCCTGATTTTCTGGTCATTGGTGCGGGGATTTCCGGGCTGATGTCGGCGATCCATCTGGTCGAAAGCGGGGCGCGCGTCGCTCTGGTCGATTCGGGCGAGAATGCGGGCACTTGGGCCAATGCGGGCAGCCTGCATGTGCAGATGCAAAGCCGGTTCATGCGGCTTTATCCCGATCAGGTGCCGCAGGTCGAAGCCTCGCTGCCGCTTTATGCCGCCGCCGCCGAGGAATGGATCGCGCTCGATGCGCGTCATGGCTCGTTCGAGCTGGTGCGCAAGGGTGGGCTGATGGTGGCCGAGGGCGCCGCACAATTGGCCTTTCTGGAAAAGAAGGCGCGGCGCGAGGAAGAGCTTGGCCTCTCGGTCGAGATCCTTGACCGCGCCCAGTTGGACCAGATCGCGCCCTTTCTGGGCGATCAGATCGTGGGGGCCGAGATCTGCCACAATGAGGGCAAGCTCAACCCGTTGATTGCCAATGCGAAACTGCGCGCCTATGCGGCGAGCCTTGGGCTGACGATCCTCACCGACCGCGTGCTCTCGCTTGAAGATCACGGCAGCCATATCTGCGCGATTGGCGCGGCGGGGCGCTATGAGGCCGCCGAGGTCATCGTCGCCGCCGCTTGGGGCGCGGGCGAGGTCGTCGCGGGTCTGGGCGTCAACATCCCCTCGAAACCCGAGCCGCTGCATATGAACATCACCGAGGCCGCCGCGCCCCGGATCGGCCATTTGATCCAGCACGCGGAACGCTCGATCACACTGAAACAACTCAGTCAGGGCCAGATCGTCATTGGTGGCGGCTGGGCGGCCGAGGATCGGGGCAGGGGGATGCCGCCGGGGGTGCTCGCGGGCTCGTTTCTGGGCAATGTCGGGCTGGCGGCGCAGCTGGTGCCCTCGCTTGGCGGGCTGCGCGTGATCCGCACTTGGGCGGGGATGAATACGACGATCGACGGCGCCTCGGTGATCGGGCGGTTGCCCCGCCATCCGCGCATCATCACGGCCTTGCCCGGAGATGCGGGCTATACGCTTGGGCCGCTGGTCGCGCGCATGGCAGTGGCGATTGCGACGGGGCAGACCCCGCCGCAGGACGCCGCGCCCTATAGCCCGGCGCGGTTCGCGATCTGA
- a CDS encoding sugar phosphate isomerase/epimerase family protein translates to MTEMTVAASTFPFLYSHDGLGALKHLRGLGYREFELMIFPPHCWPREMSAETRKSYADWLKGEGLRLTSLCYPLLDNNPNGVDQLMRRYTLDRYKEAIDFAAETSCPYVVAIPGPVNSLINPPREWMLEWFVEGVTELVAHARGTGVQILLENVPFAFLPTTKEVAEVAAMIGPEVGINFDICNAAFIKEDPAEAIRTYASMIKNVHISDSGYGEFKHDRLGTGMVDPASAAAALKEIGYQGATVMEIITDARQPGVDPDGDIRASHAILAASGWAPLG, encoded by the coding sequence ATGACCGAGATGACGGTTGCCGCGAGCACCTTTCCCTTTCTCTATTCGCATGATGGCCTTGGCGCGCTGAAACATCTGCGCGGCCTCGGCTATCGCGAGTTCGAGCTGATGATCTTTCCGCCCCATTGCTGGCCGCGCGAAATGTCGGCCGAAACGCGCAAATCCTATGCCGATTGGCTGAAAGGCGAGGGCCTGCGGCTGACTTCGCTGTGCTATCCGCTGCTCGACAATAACCCGAATGGCGTCGATCAGCTGATGCGTCGATATACCTTGGATCGCTATAAGGAAGCGATTGATTTTGCAGCAGAAACCTCGTGCCCCTATGTCGTCGCCATCCCGGGCCCGGTCAACAGCCTGATCAACCCGCCGCGCGAATGGATGCTGGAGTGGTTCGTTGAGGGCGTCACCGAGCTCGTCGCACATGCGCGCGGCACCGGCGTTCAGATCCTGCTGGAAAACGTGCCTTTCGCCTTCCTTCCGACCACGAAAGAAGTGGCCGAGGTCGCTGCGATGATCGGCCCAGAGGTTGGAATTAACTTCGATATCTGCAATGCCGCCTTCATCAAGGAAGACCCGGCGGAGGCGATCCGGACCTATGCCAGCATGATCAAGAACGTCCATATCTCGGATTCGGGCTATGGCGAGTTCAAGCACGACCGTCTCGGCACCGGCATGGTCGATCCGGCTTCGGCGGCGGCAGCGCTGAAAGAGATCGGCTATCAAGGCGCGACCGTGATGGAAATCATCACCGATGCGCGCCAACCCGGCGTTGACCCGGATGGTGACATCCGGGCCTCTCATGCGATCCTGGCCGCAAGCGGCTGGGCGCCGCTCGGCTAA
- a CDS encoding 3-hydroxyacyl-CoA dehydrogenase NAD-binding domain-containing protein, translating to MSSIGDAGQHHLVRKRHLVVLGAGSIGISFAAVFRDAGWSVSLADPDADRLGDAASGIALQIAAITSAGLLRGGAGEIAFTADPSDALARADLVIECGPERLEIKQQIFADLLAKTGPECILATASSAIPASQILPDPAQQRRCLVAHPVNPPAVLRVIEICPAPGTDPAVTARAGEFFAQAGFHAVLLGHEIEGFVLNRLQGAVLREAYRLVDEGVVDVAGLEAIMRLGLAPRWALSGPFETAELNTPGGIRAHAARMGPAYARMGAERGEAVDWHEALISRVETERRAMVAADDLAAKRDWRAASVAKLVAARDALMGPNDER from the coding sequence ATGTCGTCCATTGGCGATGCCGGACAGCATCATCTTGTGAGAAAGCGTCACCTCGTGGTTCTGGGGGCCGGCTCGATCGGCATCTCTTTCGCTGCGGTTTTCCGCGATGCGGGCTGGTCGGTGAGCTTGGCCGATCCCGATGCGGACCGCCTTGGCGATGCGGCGTCGGGGATCGCTCTTCAGATCGCGGCGATCACCAGCGCCGGTCTGCTGCGCGGCGGCGCGGGTGAAATTGCCTTTACCGCCGATCCCTCGGACGCGCTGGCCCGCGCCGATCTGGTCATCGAATGCGGGCCCGAGCGGCTCGAGATCAAGCAGCAGATCTTCGCGGATCTTCTGGCGAAAACCGGGCCGGAGTGCATCCTTGCGACCGCCTCTTCGGCGATTCCGGCCTCGCAGATTCTGCCTGATCCCGCCCAGCAAAGGCGCTGTCTTGTCGCCCATCCGGTCAATCCGCCTGCGGTCTTGCGCGTGATCGAGATTTGCCCCGCGCCCGGAACCGACCCCGCCGTCACCGCACGTGCGGGCGAATTTTTCGCGCAGGCGGGCTTTCACGCCGTGCTTTTGGGCCATGAGATCGAGGGCTTCGTGCTCAACCGCCTGCAAGGCGCGGTTCTGCGCGAGGCCTATCGGCTGGTCGATGAGGGCGTCGTCGATGTCGCGGGGCTTGAGGCGATCATGCGGCTGGGGCTTGCGCCGCGTTGGGCGCTCTCGGGGCCGTTCGAGACCGCCGAGCTGAACACCCCCGGCGGCATCCGCGCCCATGCCGCGCGCATGGGTCCGGCCTATGCCCGCATGGGGGCCGAGCGCGGCGAAGCCGTTGATTGGCACGAGGCGCTGATCTCGCGCGTTGAGACCGAGCGCCGCGCCATGGTCGCCGCCGATGATCTCGCCGCGAAACGGGATTGGCGCGCGGCCTCGGTCGCGAAACTGGTGGCGGCACGCGATGCTTTGATGGGGCCGAATGATGAGCGATAA
- a CDS encoding SDR family NAD(P)-dependent oxidoreductase — MTAAQDLEGRTAVITGGSRGLGRAVGLRLAAAGARIHVLDLPGTLDDLPEGWQGHALDLAQRDAQDKLKTLAAEIGPTAILVANAGLVPPWRAIDGLDYAEWQRVMDVNVWGAAITLGAFAESLAASRHGAAVLMASINGYRAAAQQVLYTASKHAVVGIMKAAAHDLGPRGIRVNAVAPGPIATEALVERLKTREKNGGATMQEALDGLAAQTMMRQIATEENVANTVYFLASDASTGVTGSLLPVEGGLI, encoded by the coding sequence ATGACTGCCGCACAGGATCTTGAAGGCCGCACCGCCGTCATCACCGGGGGAAGCCGGGGCTTGGGCCGCGCCGTGGGGCTGCGGCTGGCGGCAGCGGGTGCGCGGATCCATGTCCTTGATCTGCCCGGCACTTTGGACGATCTGCCCGAGGGCTGGCAGGGTCATGCGCTGGATCTGGCGCAGCGCGATGCGCAAGACAAGCTGAAAACCCTCGCCGCCGAGATCGGTCCGACCGCGATTCTGGTGGCAAATGCCGGGCTGGTGCCGCCGTGGCGCGCGATCGACGGGCTCGATTATGCAGAATGGCAGCGCGTGATGGATGTCAATGTCTGGGGTGCGGCGATCACCCTCGGCGCCTTTGCCGAATCGCTGGCGGCCTCGCGCCATGGTGCGGCGGTGCTGATGGCCTCGATCAATGGCTATCGCGCGGCGGCCCAGCAGGTGCTTTACACGGCGTCAAAACATGCCGTTGTCGGGATTATGAAGGCCGCCGCCCATGATCTGGGTCCGCGCGGCATCCGCGTCAATGCCGTGGCGCCTGGTCCGATTGCAACCGAGGCGCTGGTTGAGCGTTTGAAAACACGAGAGAAAAACGGCGGCGCGACCATGCAAGAGGCGCTCGACGGGCTGGCCGCTCAGACCATGATGCGCCAGATCGCGACCGAAGAAAATGTCGCGAATACCGTCTATTTTTTGGCTTCCGATGCCTCGACCGGCGTGACAGGCTCACTTCTGCCGGTCGAGGGCGGTTTGATCTGA